Proteins from one Bartonella sp. HY328 genomic window:
- a CDS encoding YifB family Mg chelatase-like AAA ATPase — translation MVARITTVAFRGIDALPVDVQVMIAPGKMGMSIVGLADKAVAESRERIQAALHASGLSMPVKRVTVNLAPADLPKEGSHYDLPIAIGLMISMGVLPKDISERYIALGELSLDGSIAPVSGALPAAMFAVAMGRGLICPHDCGAEAAWASDELDILSPKHLLQLANHFKGAQILVRPQIQAITRQNAMPDLADIKGQEVAKRALEVAAAGRHNLLFIGPPGSGKSMLAARMPSILPALDAREFLDVSMIASISGSTQIQGDNTANSLSMQRPFRAPHHSASMAAMIGGGLKAKPGEVSLAHNGVLFLDEFPEFSPQVLDSLRQPLESGESVIARANHHISYPANFQLIAAMNPCRCGMAGEPGHVCARGPRCETDYQARISGPLLDRIDLRIEVPALSARDLMKPATPEPSEKVAARVAHARLLQVRRFQALGLHDIRTNGDCPAAIIEKIALLDSGGQALLHDMAEKKRLSARAYHRVLKVARTIADLDNSEKLSRKHLAEALSYRIGNERFSKAA, via the coding sequence ATGGTTGCACGGATTACCACCGTTGCCTTTCGCGGCATTGATGCTTTGCCCGTTGATGTACAGGTTATGATAGCCCCTGGTAAAATGGGTATGTCTATTGTTGGGCTTGCTGATAAGGCGGTAGCAGAAAGCCGCGAGCGTATCCAAGCGGCCCTTCATGCTAGCGGCCTTTCCATGCCTGTAAAGCGTGTAACGGTTAATCTTGCTCCTGCAGACTTGCCAAAAGAAGGCTCCCATTATGATTTACCAATCGCCATTGGCTTGATGATAAGCATGGGAGTTTTACCAAAAGATATTAGCGAACGCTATATTGCCCTTGGCGAACTATCCCTTGATGGTAGCATTGCACCTGTTAGTGGTGCTTTACCCGCAGCCATGTTTGCGGTAGCAATGGGCCGTGGGTTAATCTGCCCCCATGATTGCGGCGCAGAAGCGGCTTGGGCATCTGATGAGCTTGATATTTTAAGTCCTAAACATCTTTTACAACTCGCTAATCATTTTAAAGGCGCGCAAATATTGGTGCGCCCACAAATTCAAGCGATAACCCGACAAAATGCAATGCCCGACCTTGCCGATATTAAAGGACAAGAAGTTGCAAAACGCGCTTTGGAGGTTGCGGCAGCAGGACGGCATAATCTTTTATTCATTGGTCCTCCAGGATCGGGAAAATCAATGCTTGCAGCGCGTATGCCTTCAATTTTGCCAGCACTTGATGCAAGGGAATTTTTGGATGTATCGATGATAGCATCAATATCAGGAAGCACGCAAATACAAGGCGATAATACCGCCAATTCTTTATCCATGCAGCGCCCTTTTCGCGCGCCGCACCATTCAGCGTCCATGGCCGCCATGATCGGCGGCGGCCTAAAAGCAAAGCCTGGCGAGGTTTCACTTGCTCATAATGGGGTGCTATTCTTGGATGAATTTCCTGAATTTTCACCACAAGTACTTGATTCATTACGCCAACCTTTGGAGAGCGGTGAAAGTGTTATAGCGCGCGCTAATCATCATATTAGTTATCCAGCAAATTTTCAGTTAATTGCTGCAATGAACCCATGTCGTTGCGGCATGGCAGGAGAACCGGGGCATGTTTGCGCACGTGGCCCCCGTTGCGAAACCGATTATCAAGCCCGCATTTCTGGGCCACTTCTTGATCGCATCGATCTTCGTATTGAAGTTCCCGCACTCTCTGCTCGTGATTTAATGAAACCAGCGACACCTGAACCAAGCGAAAAGGTTGCCGCACGGGTGGCTCACGCTAGATTGCTACAGGTGAGACGTTTTCAAGCATTGGGATTACATGATATTCGTACAAATGGTGATTGTCCCGCGGCAATTATAGAAAAAATTGCTTTACTGGATAGTGGTGGCCAAGCCTTACTGCATGATATGGCGGAAAAAAAACGCCTTTCAGCACGGGCCTATCATCGCGTTTTAAAAGTTGCACGAACCATTGCTGATCTTGACAATAGTGAAAAATTAAGCCGTAAACATTTGGCCGAAGCCTTGTCTTACCGCATTGGTAATGAAAGGTTTTCTAAAGCTGCGTAA
- a CDS encoding prephenate/arogenate dehydrogenase family protein: protein MPKIKFEKIALIGIGLIGSSLARVIKQNSLANHIAIATRSPDTLKRAEELQLGDSYSTQNSDVVKDADLIIVSVPVGASGAVARDIAPYLKAGAIVTDVGSTKASVIAQMQPELPDNIDFIPGHPIAGTEFSGPDAGFADLFINRWCILTPLAHSNEDAIKKLSDFWQACGSKVDRMDPAHHDLVLAIVSHLPHIIAYNIVGTASDLEKVTNSEVIAYSASGFRDFTRLASSDPTMWRDVCLHNRDAILEMLGRFSEDLASLQRAIRWGDGDALFDLFTRTRAVRRGIIEAGQEIDAPDFGRHNAIKPTDSAAE, encoded by the coding sequence ATGCCTAAAATTAAATTTGAAAAAATTGCCCTGATCGGTATCGGCTTGATCGGCTCGTCGCTTGCGCGAGTGATTAAGCAAAACAGTTTAGCAAACCATATTGCGATTGCAACACGTAGCCCCGACACGCTTAAAAGGGCTGAAGAATTGCAGCTTGGCGATAGCTATTCAACGCAAAATAGTGATGTCGTCAAAGATGCGGATCTCATCATTGTCAGTGTGCCAGTCGGTGCATCGGGCGCCGTTGCCCGTGATATCGCGCCATATTTAAAAGCCGGTGCGATAGTCACAGATGTTGGCTCAACCAAGGCATCTGTTATCGCACAAATGCAACCAGAATTACCTGATAATATTGATTTTATTCCTGGTCATCCTATTGCTGGGACTGAGTTTTCTGGCCCTGATGCAGGTTTTGCGGATCTATTTATTAATCGTTGGTGTATTTTAACCCCACTTGCTCATAGCAATGAAGACGCAATTAAAAAGCTAAGTGATTTTTGGCAGGCTTGCGGTTCTAAAGTGGACCGCATGGATCCAGCCCATCATGATTTGGTTCTTGCCATCGTTTCACATTTGCCGCATATTATTGCTTACAATATTGTTGGTACGGCGAGTGATTTGGAAAAAGTTACGAACTCTGAAGTTATAGCTTATTCGGCTTCTGGTTTTCGCGATTTCACACGCCTTGCATCTTCTGATCCAACTATGTGGCGAGATGTTTGTTTGCATAATCGTGATGCGATATTGGAAATGTTGGGGCGTTTTTCAGAAGATTTGGCGTCATTGCAACGGGCAATTCGTTGGGGTGATGGAGATGCTCTTTTTGATTTATTTACTCGTACACGTGCTGTAAGACGCGGTATTATTGAAGCAGGGCAAGAAATCGATGCACCAGATTTTGGTCGCCATAATGCTATAAAACCAACAGATAGCGCAGCAGAATAG
- a CDS encoding autotransporter assembly complex protein TamA, whose product MQLLKTHHKLRITASALTLLMGLSFACIVPVEAQAFDLFGIHLWGKKEVKVDPDMIGTPKYYEVEVKSAPGAPEEGESTAKDASSLVAEEDKAASGSAGLLARAKGDYNKILAALYAEGRYGGVISITIDGKEASDFPIDAEFPDHTKIVITVDSGPEYKFSRAAVRELAPPTNDPKDKVPLPKDQGYGVGDVAKSGTVFKAEALAVEGWRQQGYAKAKVTNQEIVADHANNTIDAVIDIDQGRLAHFGPLTVSNISKRARMDSAFVAWMTGLKEGQEYDPDDIKKANKRLARLEVFRAANVREADEIEADGSLPLNLVLDERPPRRYGVGANYSTLDGAGFEAYWMHRNLFGRAERLRFDAKISGIGGSQSDSYNPQNYSYLLGTTFTKPGVFTPDTDFITSLKGEREVVDNYTATGVYLQTGFTHMFNDELSGRIYANAARIRSKDDYYGARNFTTMGLLGGLLYDNRNDKTDPSSGFYSELVLEPVYEAEYGNFIGKGTVEGRTYYALDKRNRYVLAGRVKVGSIIGPDASQIPSNMLFFAGGGGSVRGYGYRNIGVKKETGDIVGGRSLVEGSLEARGMITESLGLVGFVDAGVVGENSYPDFDENTKIGAGVGVRYKTGLGPLRFDVAMPTKRESGDPKLGFYIGIGQAF is encoded by the coding sequence ATGCAATTACTAAAAACGCATCATAAACTGCGTATTACCGCTTCAGCACTAACATTGCTGATGGGGCTTTCATTTGCTTGCATAGTGCCAGTTGAGGCGCAAGCCTTTGATCTTTTTGGTATCCATTTATGGGGTAAAAAAGAAGTCAAAGTTGACCCTGATATGATTGGTACGCCAAAATATTATGAAGTTGAAGTAAAATCAGCTCCTGGCGCCCCTGAAGAGGGAGAATCAACTGCCAAAGATGCCTCATCCTTGGTTGCCGAAGAAGATAAGGCCGCTTCAGGCTCTGCTGGTCTTTTGGCGAGAGCAAAGGGTGATTACAATAAAATTCTTGCAGCACTTTATGCAGAAGGCCGTTATGGCGGCGTTATTTCAATTACCATTGATGGTAAAGAAGCATCGGATTTTCCAATCGATGCGGAATTTCCAGACCATACTAAAATTGTTATTACTGTTGATAGTGGGCCAGAATACAAGTTTTCACGCGCTGCAGTGCGCGAGTTAGCGCCGCCCACTAATGATCCAAAAGACAAGGTTCCGTTGCCAAAAGATCAAGGTTATGGCGTTGGTGATGTTGCAAAATCAGGTACTGTTTTTAAAGCGGAAGCTTTAGCGGTAGAAGGCTGGCGTCAGCAAGGTTATGCTAAGGCAAAGGTTACCAATCAGGAAATTGTTGCCGATCATGCTAATAATACCATTGATGCTGTCATTGATATTGACCAAGGGCGACTTGCGCATTTTGGGCCGTTGACGGTTAGTAATATTTCCAAACGCGCGCGCATGGATTCGGCCTTTGTGGCTTGGATGACAGGTTTAAAAGAGGGGCAAGAATATGACCCCGATGATATTAAAAAAGCGAATAAGCGTTTAGCACGCTTAGAAGTTTTCCGCGCTGCTAATGTGCGTGAAGCTGATGAAATTGAAGCCGATGGAAGTTTGCCGTTAAATCTAGTGCTTGATGAGCGTCCGCCACGCCGTTATGGTGTTGGTGCCAATTATTCCACCCTTGATGGTGCTGGTTTTGAGGCTTATTGGATGCATCGTAACTTGTTCGGCCGTGCTGAGCGCTTGCGTTTTGATGCCAAGATTAGCGGTATTGGTGGTAGCCAAAGCGATTCTTATAATCCACAAAATTATAGCTATTTGTTAGGCACAACCTTTACAAAACCGGGTGTCTTTACCCCAGATACAGATTTTATAACCAGCCTTAAAGGTGAACGTGAGGTGGTTGATAATTATACGGCCACTGGTGTTTACCTACAAACGGGCTTCACCCATATGTTTAATGATGAATTATCTGGCCGTATTTACGCAAATGCTGCACGCATTCGGTCAAAAGATGATTATTATGGTGCGCGTAATTTCACGACAATGGGTCTATTGGGTGGTTTGCTTTATGATAACCGCAATGACAAAACCGATCCAAGCAGTGGTTTTTATAGCGAACTGGTATTAGAGCCAGTTTATGAAGCTGAATATGGCAATTTCATAGGCAAAGGCACGGTCGAAGGGCGCACTTATTATGCGCTTGATAAACGTAATCGTTATGTTTTGGCTGGGCGCGTCAAGGTTGGATCGATTATTGGTCCTGACGCTTCGCAAATTCCTTCTAATATGTTGTTTTTTGCTGGCGGTGGCGGCTCGGTGCGTGGTTATGGATATCGCAATATTGGTGTTAAAAAAGAAACCGGTGATATTGTCGGCGGTCGCTCATTGGTGGAAGGTTCGCTTGAAGCACGCGGCATGATTACCGAAAGTCTTGGGCTTGTTGGCTTTGTTGATGCTGGTGTTGTTGGTGAAAATTCCTATCCAGATTTTGATGAAAATACCAAAATTGGTGCAGGTGTTGGCGTAAGATATAAGACGGGACTTGGTCCTTTGCGTTTTGATGTTGCTATGCCGACAAAACGCGAAAGCGGTGACCCTAAACTTGGTTTTTATATTGGTATTGGACAAGCTTTTTAA